A window of Mucilaginibacter paludis DSM 18603 contains these coding sequences:
- a CDS encoding ABC transporter ATP-binding protein, protein MEKKILELHDLKREFVMGDVTVRALKGVSFNINAGEFVTIMGSSGSGKTTLLNILGCLDKPTDGTYRLDDVDIKALNRDELAGLRNRKIGFVFQAYNLLPRTSALENVELPLFYNKEISSEERKSRAIKALEAVKLGGRFDHTPSQLSGGQQQRVAIARALVNEPVMILADEATGNLDTRTSYEIMALMQELNAEGKTIVFVTHEPDIAAFSGRTIMLRDGKVQKDSVNDKPRSAREALASLPDTDDY, encoded by the coding sequence ATGGAAAAGAAGATATTAGAACTACACGACCTGAAACGCGAGTTTGTGATGGGCGATGTTACCGTAAGGGCGTTAAAGGGCGTATCTTTTAACATTAACGCTGGCGAGTTTGTAACCATTATGGGCAGTAGCGGGTCGGGAAAAACCACGCTCCTGAATATCTTAGGCTGCCTGGATAAACCAACAGACGGTACATACAGGCTTGACGATGTAGATATTAAAGCGCTTAACCGCGATGAGCTTGCCGGTTTGCGTAACCGTAAAATCGGTTTCGTGTTCCAGGCTTACAACCTGCTGCCCAGAACATCGGCACTGGAGAATGTGGAGCTCCCGCTTTTTTACAACAAGGAAATATCATCCGAAGAAAGAAAAAGTCGGGCCATCAAAGCGCTTGAAGCTGTTAAGCTTGGCGGGCGTTTTGACCATACGCCGAGCCAGCTATCGGGCGGGCAGCAACAAAGGGTGGCTATTGCCCGCGCCCTGGTGAACGAACCCGTAATGATACTGGCCGATGAAGCTACCGGCAACCTGGACACCCGTACATCATACGAGATTATGGCTTTGATGCAGGAACTGAATGCCGAAGGAAAAACTATAGTTTTTGTAACGCACGAACCGGATATAGCTGCATTTAGCGGCCGTACTATTATGCTGCGCGATGGCAAAGTGCAAAAAGACAGCGTTAATGATAAGCCAAGATCGGCCAGGGAGGCGTTGGCATCACTACCAGACACAGATGATTATTAA
- a CDS encoding sensor histidine kinase, producing MVFSYTNKYLKTTIHILVWVVLIALPYIVNSNLGGGPPRMLSHNEENKFTFLNLVSYSFWIGIFYINSSLLIPKLFYQKKYTAYSLIIILLYGVVVGAHLLVFKLMINFMPFNIPRSVWVVLPAFVLTLAASTTYTMIADRINVEKRNLEKDKETMKTELAFLRSQISPHFIFNVLNNIVALVRLKSDELEPTIMKLSGLMQYMLYETDEEKVTIKTEVEYLLSYIDLQMQRFGSKVDIETTTKLYNEYQEIEPMLLIPFVENAFKHGIGLVENPSITVKLTTDASQLKFSVINKYNAASEETKDGSSGIGIVNVSRRLELLYGKDHELKIVQQNNWFMVNLLIKLN from the coding sequence ATGGTTTTCAGTTATACTAATAAATATCTTAAAACCACCATACATATTTTAGTATGGGTGGTTTTAATTGCTTTGCCTTACATTGTTAACTCCAACCTTGGTGGCGGTCCGCCGCGCATGTTGAGCCATAACGAAGAAAATAAATTTACTTTCCTCAATTTAGTTAGTTATTCTTTTTGGATAGGTATATTTTATATTAACAGTTCGCTACTGATCCCTAAGCTCTTTTATCAAAAAAAATACACTGCTTATTCGTTAATCATCATTTTGTTATATGGGGTGGTGGTTGGCGCGCACCTGCTTGTGTTTAAGCTCATGATAAATTTTATGCCGTTTAATATTCCACGGTCGGTATGGGTGGTGCTGCCCGCTTTTGTGCTTACGCTTGCTGCAAGTACAACTTATACCATGATAGCCGATAGGATAAACGTGGAAAAACGCAACCTTGAAAAAGACAAAGAGACCATGAAAACAGAACTTGCTTTTTTACGGTCGCAGATCAGCCCTCACTTTATATTTAATGTACTTAACAATATTGTGGCCCTGGTAAGGTTAAAGAGCGACGAACTGGAGCCTACGATAATGAAACTATCGGGATTGATGCAGTATATGCTGTATGAAACCGACGAAGAAAAAGTAACCATCAAAACCGAAGTTGAATATTTGCTTTCGTACATTGATCTGCAAATGCAGCGGTTTGGCAGTAAGGTTGACATTGAAACCACAACCAAGCTATATAACGAATACCAGGAGATTGAACCTATGCTGCTCATCCCTTTTGTAGAAAATGCTTTTAAACATGGAATCGGTTTAGTTGAAAACCCAAGCATCACTGTTAAGCTTACAACCGATGCCAGCCAGTTAAAGTTTAGCGTTATTAACAAGTACAACGCGGCAAGTGAAGAAACCAAGGACGGCTCTTCTGGGATAGGCATTGTTAATGTATCGCGCAGGCTCGAGCTTTTATATGGCAAGGACCACGAATTGAAAATTGTGCAGCAAAATAACTGGTTTATGGTAAATTTACTTATAAAACTAAACTGA
- a CDS encoding ion channel — MIAQIQSYISRRKYEFLVVSFLILIFGDTFSGALCLAVLLPLQNMVIALIAFYPLKWLRLLLGTLITLVILVTLFNCCYFTQLGAGILCSIFFAYFAVIAVKVYQTILSNRFISSEMIAATFCGFVLLCLAGAIVFITIAVNYPGSFSNISIGVNRFKNLTYFSFTTLLTIGYGDIVPTTLVAKRAVMLMGLVGHFYTVVLTGIIIGKYIRGGFDLDEQPKVSL; from the coding sequence ATGATCGCTCAAATCCAAAGTTACATCAGCCGCAGAAAGTATGAGTTTCTGGTAGTGAGTTTTTTGATCCTGATATTTGGCGATACGTTTTCGGGCGCGTTGTGCTTAGCTGTACTGCTGCCTTTGCAAAACATGGTTATAGCACTTATTGCATTTTACCCCCTTAAATGGTTACGGTTATTATTAGGCACACTCATTACCCTGGTTATCCTGGTAACGCTATTTAACTGCTGCTATTTTACACAGTTAGGGGCAGGTATTTTATGCAGCATATTTTTTGCCTACTTTGCCGTAATAGCAGTTAAGGTATATCAAACTATTTTAAGTAACCGGTTTATTTCATCCGAGATGATAGCGGCAACATTTTGTGGCTTTGTACTGTTGTGTTTGGCCGGGGCTATTGTTTTTATCACTATAGCGGTTAATTATCCGGGGTCGTTCTCCAATATATCAATCGGCGTTAACCGTTTTAAAAACCTCACCTACTTTAGCTTTACCACCCTGCTCACCATAGGTTACGGCGATATTGTGCCTACAACCTTAGTAGCCAAACGAGCCGTAATGCTTATGGGTTTGGTCGGCCATTTCTATACTGTTGTATTAACCGGAATAATTATTGGCAAATATATCAGGGGCGGTTTCGACCTGGATGAGCAGCCAAAGGTTTCGCTTTAG
- a CDS encoding YdcF family protein, which yields MKKLFPLLFLMLITFSSGAQSLNVDPHYQFIQSANFVQSKNYYLLTLFEQDKAVSAILKKDEVLLKLAQQKLQDLNSSLAECKDALCLIQKAKFSDTEIATVSARLRALYQPGSALDLLTKTQLIPSGTYILNKGADAADLLVKAWEQDAAGINYTIGVYAEGKKPNYPLIDSISFNTKHKRYYTLMYDCAATLAGDVKNTQLFFEPAMQAALLYLQINERTDAANYEPMALTVNKAAADRVKLINWSKYPYSNILVPGAGGEDYTSPLSAEGMLRCRLAAQKYQSGAAPFIMVSGGKVHPYKVKFCEAEEMKRYLMNTLHIPESAIIMDPHARHTTTNLRNCVRLIYRYGIPYNKPGLIITDKSQTDAIMVMAARCEKELKCVPYKLGKRNAETEVEYYPAIEALQINPYEPLDP from the coding sequence ATGAAAAAACTTTTCCCCTTGCTTTTTTTGATGTTGATTACTTTTAGTTCCGGTGCTCAAAGCTTAAATGTAGATCCTCATTATCAGTTTATCCAGTCGGCAAATTTTGTGCAATCAAAAAATTATTACCTGCTCACTTTATTTGAGCAGGATAAGGCAGTTAGCGCTATCCTTAAAAAAGATGAGGTACTGTTAAAACTTGCCCAGCAAAAGCTTCAGGATCTAAACTCTTCGCTTGCCGAGTGTAAGGATGCTTTGTGCCTGATACAAAAAGCAAAATTTTCGGATACCGAAATTGCAACAGTAAGCGCCAGGCTCAGGGCTTTGTATCAACCCGGCAGCGCGCTCGACCTTTTAACAAAAACCCAGCTAATCCCTTCCGGCACCTATATTTTAAACAAAGGAGCTGATGCAGCCGACCTGTTGGTTAAAGCCTGGGAGCAGGATGCGGCTGGTATTAATTATACCATTGGCGTATATGCCGAGGGCAAAAAACCCAATTATCCGTTGATAGACTCTATCAGTTTCAATACCAAACATAAAAGGTATTATACCCTGATGTACGATTGCGCCGCTACCTTAGCTGGGGATGTTAAAAATACTCAATTATTTTTTGAACCGGCCATGCAGGCGGCACTTTTATACCTGCAAATTAACGAAAGAACGGACGCGGCAAACTATGAGCCTATGGCCTTAACGGTTAATAAGGCCGCTGCCGACAGGGTTAAACTGATTAACTGGAGCAAGTACCCCTACTCCAACATCCTGGTTCCCGGAGCCGGCGGCGAAGACTATACATCGCCCTTAAGCGCCGAGGGGATGCTGCGCTGCCGCCTTGCTGCACAAAAATATCAAAGCGGTGCGGCACCGTTCATTATGGTATCTGGCGGAAAGGTACATCCCTACAAGGTTAAATTCTGCGAGGCCGAAGAAATGAAGCGCTACCTGATGAATACCTTGCATATTCCCGAAAGTGCAATCATTATGGACCCGCACGCCAGGCATACCACTACCAACCTGCGCAACTGCGTAAGGTTAATATACCGTTATGGTATACCTTATAATAAACCGGGTTTAATCATTACCGATAAATCGCAAACAGATGCTATCATGGTTATGGCTGCCCGATGCGAAAAAGAATTAAAGTGTGTGCCTTATAAACTGGGTAAAAGAAATGCAGAAACGGAGGTTGAATACTATCCTGCCATAGAGGCATTGCAAATAAACCCATACGAGCCTTTAGATCCATAA
- a CDS encoding efflux RND transporter periplasmic adaptor subunit: protein MKTKKIIFIILGVAAVAFAAWYFAFRKPEEVVVFSTEKPKTGYISQTVTATGKIQPVDTVAVGTQVSGTIAKLYADFNSKVKKGQLLAELDKTLFQASVSQYEANLASAQSQYVYQQGNYSRQGQLYKVGALSKADYDNALYTYKAAEASVNSMRAQLKSAQKNLSLASVYSPIDGTVLSRSVSEGQTVAASFSTPTLFSIAKDLTKMQVRASVDEADVGGIKIGERSSFTVDAFLDDTFTGTIQEIRLSPSISSNVVTYTTIINTSNDDQKLKPGMTANITIYTKEVNNALMVPAKALQFSPDSSLKTYQFTWLNSAGKTPGTNQGYIWVKQGERKLVQKQVQTGINNKTQVEIISGLTANDEVVTGSQVLSSSAGAAGGAQSSPFMPKRPGSSKKK from the coding sequence ATGAAAACAAAAAAAATCATATTCATTATTTTGGGCGTGGCGGCAGTGGCTTTCGCCGCATGGTACTTTGCGTTCCGCAAGCCCGAAGAGGTGGTGGTATTCAGTACAGAAAAACCCAAAACAGGTTACATATCGCAAACTGTTACCGCTACCGGGAAAATTCAACCGGTTGATACGGTAGCGGTTGGTACCCAGGTATCGGGCACTATTGCCAAGCTTTATGCGGATTTTAACTCGAAAGTAAAAAAGGGCCAGCTACTGGCCGAACTCGACAAAACTTTGTTCCAAGCTTCGGTAAGCCAGTACGAGGCTAACCTGGCAAGCGCGCAAAGCCAGTATGTTTACCAGCAAGGTAACTACAGCAGGCAGGGCCAGTTATACAAAGTGGGGGCGTTAAGCAAGGCTGATTATGATAACGCACTCTACACATACAAAGCTGCCGAGGCATCGGTGAACAGCATGCGTGCGCAATTAAAATCGGCTCAAAAAAATCTGTCGCTGGCAAGCGTATATTCACCCATTGATGGTACGGTGCTTTCCAGGAGCGTGAGCGAAGGGCAAACCGTAGCAGCCAGCTTTAGCACGCCAACCCTGTTCAGCATAGCTAAAGACCTTACTAAAATGCAGGTACGGGCGTCCGTGGATGAGGCCGATGTAGGCGGCATCAAAATCGGTGAAAGATCGAGCTTTACTGTTGACGCCTTTTTGGACGATACTTTTACGGGAACCATCCAGGAAATCAGGCTGAGCCCGTCCATCTCGTCAAATGTGGTAACATACACCACCATCATCAATACCTCAAATGACGATCAGAAGTTGAAACCGGGTATGACGGCAAACATCACTATTTATACCAAAGAGGTAAACAACGCTTTGATGGTACCGGCCAAGGCGCTCCAGTTCTCGCCCGATTCTTCGCTTAAAACTTACCAGTTTACGTGGTTAAATAGTGCTGGAAAAACTCCTGGCACTAACCAAGGCTATATTTGGGTAAAACAAGGCGAGAGGAAGCTGGTGCAAAAGCAAGTACAAACCGGCATAAACAATAAAACACAGGTAGAAATAATAAGCGGCCTTACCGCTAATGATGAGGTGGTTACCGGTAGCCAGGTTTTAAGTAGCAGTGCTGGCGCAGCAGGCGGGGCGCAGTCAAGCCCGTTTATGCCTAAACGCCCCGGCAGTAGCAAAAAGAAATAA
- a CDS encoding FecR family protein has protein sequence MDNRIKELFDRYQSGKATEVEKKIVEDWFARFGDEFDAELNQQHQTGLFNRMDDSIANLLADYHRKSWLDNRWLQAAAILIVALTATLFIYLRQGANQLPTVTYSFLKSPNGVKKAFVLTDGTTVYLNSGSSIRLPSNFGLTSREIALNGEAFFVVKHDAAKPFVIHSGKLLITDLGTAFNVKAYADYGKIQVAVESGKVKIEQNSTHGKPVLFANAVTPNQLFTYDLANGIYNVASVQPNDLIGWRQNRLRFENASFNEIAHTLERWYDVTINLNGSDKSCRMYTVSFNNEPIDHVLNVLANLSGIDYQIHNKAITINLKKCKTMK, from the coding sequence GTGGATAACCGTATAAAAGAATTGTTTGACCGTTACCAATCCGGCAAAGCAACCGAAGTAGAAAAAAAAATCGTTGAAGACTGGTTTGCCAGATTTGGCGATGAGTTTGATGCTGAACTAAATCAACAACATCAAACCGGTTTATTTAACCGGATGGATGACAGTATAGCCAACCTGCTTGCCGATTATCATCGCAAAAGCTGGCTGGATAACCGCTGGCTACAAGCAGCTGCCATACTCATAGTAGCTTTAACCGCCACACTGTTTATCTACCTTCGCCAGGGAGCTAATCAATTACCCACTGTTACTTACAGTTTTTTAAAATCTCCCAACGGTGTAAAAAAAGCGTTTGTATTAACTGATGGTACAACCGTTTATTTAAACTCGGGTTCCTCCATCCGGCTACCATCTAATTTCGGGTTAACATCCCGCGAAATAGCACTTAACGGAGAAGCCTTTTTTGTTGTAAAACACGATGCTGCAAAACCATTCGTCATCCACTCGGGCAAATTATTGATAACCGACCTGGGTACTGCCTTTAACGTGAAAGCTTACGCTGATTACGGAAAAATACAGGTTGCCGTTGAAAGCGGAAAAGTAAAAATTGAGCAAAATAGCACACACGGTAAACCTGTATTATTTGCCAATGCCGTAACTCCCAATCAATTGTTTACTTATGACCTGGCAAACGGGATATATAACGTGGCCTCAGTACAGCCCAACGACCTTATCGGCTGGAGGCAAAACCGGCTGAGGTTTGAAAACGCTTCGTTTAACGAGATAGCACATACCCTTGAACGATGGTATGACGTGACCATCAATTTAAACGGGAGCGACAAAAGTTGCCGGATGTACACGGTTAGCTTTAACAATGAGCCTATAGACCATGTATTGAACGTACTGGCCAACCTATCGGGCATTGACTACCAGATACATAATAAAGCCATCACCATTAACCTTAAAAAATGCAAAACTATGAAGTAG
- a CDS encoding TolC family protein, whose product MRISLKYIAFIIFLSAAIYVGPSHAQDTSATHLPQSWDLKTCIEYAKNNNITINSLKLDVKTAGQNLLAAKTARYPSLSASVSQGVVNYKSGAQASSGYGANADLTIFNGGYLNNDIKSKTLSEQTANLSVETTTNDITLQITQAYLNILLAKENIVYLADLVTSSEAQVNQGQQRLAAGTIAQKDLLQLRATLANDKYTLVTAQNQLQQNTLTLKQLLQLPTSASFNVIASDTSRAANLMNLNTAQQKALAIRPEIKSAMLNIQLQQTELEKARATIRPTLSLGGALYSGYNSSTTGSYYSQLNNGFYQSLGLTLSIPIFDKKVTRTNVAKAKIEVQQAGLTLMDERLTLTQAVEKAYLNVQNANSQYSAAAEQFTYTKEALRISAEQLRIGSNNIVEYLQQKNLYVQALQAFVQAKYSANLYSKIYNFYTGIPVTE is encoded by the coding sequence ATGCGAATCTCATTGAAATATATTGCATTCATCATCTTTTTATCGGCCGCAATTTATGTCGGCCCATCGCATGCGCAAGATACCTCGGCTACACACTTACCACAAAGCTGGGACCTTAAAACATGTATTGAATATGCTAAGAACAACAATATCACCATTAACAGCTTAAAGTTGGATGTTAAAACCGCCGGGCAAAATTTGCTTGCCGCCAAAACTGCAAGATACCCGTCATTAAGCGCCAGCGTATCGCAGGGGGTGGTTAATTATAAGTCGGGCGCGCAGGCTTCCAGCGGTTACGGAGCCAATGCCGATTTAACCATTTTTAATGGTGGGTATTTAAACAACGATATTAAATCAAAAACGCTGAGCGAGCAAACGGCTAATCTATCGGTAGAAACTACAACCAACGATATTACACTACAGATAACCCAGGCCTACCTGAATATATTACTGGCTAAAGAGAATATTGTTTATTTAGCCGACCTTGTAACTTCCAGTGAAGCGCAGGTTAACCAGGGCCAGCAGCGTTTAGCCGCCGGTACCATAGCGCAAAAGGATTTGTTGCAGCTTAGGGCAACGCTGGCTAATGATAAATACACCTTGGTTACAGCTCAAAATCAGCTTCAGCAAAATACGCTTACCTTAAAGCAGCTTTTGCAATTGCCCACTTCGGCAAGTTTTAATGTGATTGCTTCGGACACATCCAGGGCGGCTAATTTAATGAACCTGAATACTGCGCAGCAAAAAGCATTGGCCATACGGCCTGAAATTAAAAGCGCCATGTTAAATATACAATTGCAGCAAACCGAACTGGAAAAAGCGAGGGCGACTATAAGGCCTACCTTAAGTTTAGGCGGCGCGCTTTATAGCGGTTATAACAGCAGCACAACGGGCTCTTATTACAGCCAACTGAACAATGGCTTTTATCAGTCGCTCGGCTTAACGCTTTCTATCCCGATTTTTGATAAAAAAGTTACCCGTACCAATGTAGCCAAGGCGAAAATTGAGGTACAGCAGGCCGGCCTGACCCTGATGGATGAACGACTAACGCTCACCCAAGCGGTAGAGAAGGCATACCTTAACGTACAAAATGCCAATAGCCAGTACAGCGCCGCTGCCGAACAATTTACATACACCAAAGAGGCCCTGAGAATATCGGCCGAACAATTACGCATTGGCTCAAACAACATTGTGGAGTACCTGCAACAAAAAAACCTGTATGTACAGGCTCTGCAAGCCTTTGTCCAGGCTAAGTACAGCGCCAACCTTTACAGCAAAATCTATAATTTTTATACCGGTATACCGGTAACCGAGTAA
- a CDS encoding LytR/AlgR family response regulator transcription factor, with product MINCIAVDDEPLALNLLADNISKIPFLHLVCTCSDAFKAAEALQQNDIELVFIDIQMPGITGLQFIASLVKKPMVILITAYKQYALDGFAMDVVDYLVKPVPMDRFMKACNKAKELFELRSKSTSRGDKPAEYTFVNVGYSMQKIVFEDITYIEGLKDYAQIHLRSLPKPAIVRISFKILEDQLPPYFSRIHKSFIVNTKNITAVNRHTIYIGDKELPLGSAYKQGIDDMIAQNRF from the coding sequence ATGATCAATTGTATAGCTGTAGATGACGAGCCGCTGGCGCTAAACTTACTGGCAGATAATATTAGTAAAATACCTTTTCTGCATTTAGTATGTACCTGCAGCGATGCTTTTAAAGCCGCGGAAGCTTTGCAGCAAAATGATATAGAACTTGTTTTTATAGATATACAAATGCCCGGTATTACCGGCTTGCAATTTATTGCGAGCCTGGTTAAAAAACCCATGGTTATTTTGATTACCGCGTACAAGCAATACGCGCTTGATGGCTTTGCAATGGACGTGGTAGATTACCTGGTGAAACCAGTGCCCATGGACCGGTTTATGAAAGCTTGTAACAAAGCCAAAGAGCTTTTTGAACTACGGTCAAAATCAACCTCTCGGGGTGATAAACCTGCCGAATACACTTTTGTGAATGTAGGATACAGTATGCAAAAAATTGTTTTTGAGGATATTACTTACATAGAGGGCCTGAAAGATTATGCCCAGATCCATCTGCGCAGCCTGCCGAAACCCGCTATAGTCCGCATCAGTTTCAAAATACTTGAAGACCAGCTGCCTCCCTATTTTTCGCGCATCCATAAATCATTTATCGTAAACACTAAAAACATAACCGCCGTTAACAGGCATACCATTTATATTGGCGATAAAGAGCTGCCGCTTGGCAGCGCATACAAGCAAGGGATTGATGATATGATAGCGCAAAACCGCTTTTAA
- a CDS encoding RNA polymerase sigma factor, with protein sequence MINQASSEQRQLTECSKGNADAFNQIYQQYKNFVFNVVNARLTDTDDALDITQDIFVNLWASREQLANIRDFKTYLFVFSRNQVISAYRKKNVRLKGENYIIERLEEQAEPSAEDHRFARELTLHIDKAVNQFPETMRHCYQLSKNEGKRNIEIAEILNISEKTVRNNVSEALKRLRLNLQNSYSELLTGAIALLGSDWVSVTWHTIHKK encoded by the coding sequence ATGATAAATCAAGCTTCATCGGAACAGCGGCAACTGACAGAATGCAGCAAGGGCAATGCCGATGCATTTAACCAAATTTATCAGCAGTATAAAAATTTTGTTTTTAATGTGGTTAACGCCCGGCTTACCGATACAGACGATGCCCTTGATATTACGCAGGATATTTTTGTAAACTTATGGGCCAGCCGCGAGCAACTGGCAAATATCAGGGATTTTAAAACCTACCTGTTTGTTTTTAGCCGAAACCAGGTGATATCGGCCTACCGGAAAAAAAATGTACGCCTTAAGGGCGAGAATTACATTATCGAGCGTTTGGAAGAGCAGGCCGAGCCCTCGGCGGAAGACCATCGTTTTGCACGCGAACTTACTTTGCATATTGATAAAGCGGTTAATCAGTTTCCGGAAACCATGCGCCACTGCTATCAATTGAGTAAAAATGAGGGCAAGCGCAATATCGAGATCGCCGAAATATTAAACATTTCCGAAAAAACGGTGCGCAATAACGTATCCGAAGCTTTAAAACGGCTTAGGTTAAACCTGCAAAACAGCTATTCTGAGCTTTTAACAGGAGCCATTGCTTTGTTAGGTTCTGATTGGGTTTCTGTAACCTGGCATACCATCCATAAAAAGTAA
- a CDS encoding ABC transporter permease, with amino-acid sequence MSIINLLNLAFRALLRNKLRAFLTMLGVIIGVASVIAMMAIGEGSKQSIRSSLSGMGSNMITIMPQSNEPGGVRLAGSSVQTLKMDDITAIERVNSKNINGLSPVISTNGQAIKGANNWPTSITGVSIDYLNIRQLKLQDGILFSDDDVKRAAKVCLLGKTVIDNLFPDDRDPIGQTIRFKNIPFLVIGVLQSKGQSNFGQDQDDIILAPYTTVQKRITATNYLQSIYASATTEAASDAATTDITNAVRANHHLAANAADDFQVRTQAELISTITSTSSMLTVLLTAIAGISLLIGGIGIMNIMYVSVTERTREIGLRMSIGARGHDILMQFLIEAILISVTGGVIGVFLGVSSALLISFLLNWPVMISQTSIVVSFLVCGITGIFFGYYPAQKASLQDPIEALRYE; translated from the coding sequence ATGAGCATCATTAATTTATTGAATTTAGCTTTCAGGGCTCTGTTAAGGAACAAGCTACGTGCTTTTTTAACCATGCTGGGCGTAATTATAGGCGTTGCATCCGTTATTGCCATGATGGCCATTGGCGAAGGCTCCAAACAAAGCATCCGCTCGTCACTATCAGGCATGGGGTCAAACATGATCACCATTATGCCTCAAAGTAATGAGCCGGGCGGCGTAAGGTTGGCGGGTTCGAGTGTGCAAACCTTAAAAATGGACGATATTACCGCTATCGAAAGGGTTAACTCTAAAAATATCAATGGCCTGTCGCCGGTAATTTCAACCAACGGTCAAGCCATCAAGGGTGCTAATAACTGGCCCACCAGTATCACCGGCGTGAGTATCGATTATCTGAATATCCGTCAGCTCAAATTACAGGATGGTATCCTGTTTTCTGATGATGATGTAAAACGTGCTGCCAAAGTGTGTTTGCTGGGCAAAACGGTAATAGACAACCTTTTTCCCGACGACAGGGATCCTATCGGGCAAACCATCCGTTTTAAAAATATCCCCTTCCTGGTTATTGGCGTACTTCAATCGAAAGGACAAAGTAATTTCGGGCAAGATCAGGACGATATTATTCTGGCACCCTACACCACGGTGCAAAAACGAATTACGGCCACCAATTACCTGCAAAGCATTTACGCTTCGGCCACTACCGAGGCAGCAAGTGATGCCGCCACTACCGACATTACTAATGCCGTACGGGCCAATCACCATTTGGCGGCCAATGCTGCTGATGATTTTCAGGTGCGTACACAAGCCGAGCTCATCAGCACGATTACCTCAACCAGCAGTATGCTTACCGTTTTGCTTACCGCTATAGCGGGCATATCGTTATTGATAGGCGGTATAGGCATCATGAACATCATGTATGTGTCTGTGACCGAGCGTACCCGCGAAATTGGTTTGCGGATGTCGATAGGTGCGCGCGGGCACGATATTTTAATGCAGTTTTTAATAGAAGCGATATTGATCAGCGTTACAGGCGGGGTTATCGGTGTTTTTCTTGGAGTTAGCTCCGCTCTTTTGATCTCGTTTTTATTAAACTGGCCCGTCATGATCTCGCAAACATCCATCGTAGTATCCTTTTTGGTTTGTGGTATAACGGGGATATTCTTCGGCTATTACCCCGCACAAAAAGCCAGCCTGCAGGATCCTATCGAGGCATTGCGCTACGAGTAA